DNA sequence from the Vicia villosa cultivar HV-30 ecotype Madison, WI linkage group LG3, Vvil1.0, whole genome shotgun sequence genome:
GAAAGTTCCTTACAATATAGAAAAGCTTTTGAGTTTTATAAGGTGGCAGATAGAAGCTATAAACACTGTCCATCAGAGGAGGAATGGGAAAGGGGAGAAAGAATTTGTGAGTTCTTAGAACCATTTTACGATACCACAAATTTGATTTCTGGTTCATCTTATCCAACAGCAAATATGTATTTCATGCAAGTGTGGAAAGTACAATGCATTTTAGAAAAACATCAAAAAAGTATTGATAAGGTGATAAAGGATATGCCTGATAAGATGAGAGTTAAATTTGACAAATATTGGAAAAATTATAGTGTTGTGCTAGCATTTGGAGCTATTCTTGATCCCCGCTTGAAGGAGAAGTTTTTGAAGTTTTGCTACACTTCACTTGATGCGTCAACATCTAAAGAGAAACTTGAGAAGGTGATGGATAAATTCAAAGGGCTTTATGAAGAATATGTGAGTTATTCAACCAATCAAAGTGTTTCTCTTTCTCAATCATCTTATGAGTTCAACTCATTGGTTAAGTTACCTAGAGAGGAGAATAAAgctaaaaaaatcaaagattataAGTGTAAGTTTTCTTCTAACTCCTCttgtttttatattattgattGTAAACATGACCAAAATGCATTTTCTTAGTTGAAAATTTTCTTTGTTAAATGGTAATAAATCATAGCTTTGAGGTGTGCTACTATTACTACATGTTCTATATGTTGCTGAAGTAAAAGTTGTGAAGTAATATGGAATCTCAATATTTTGGCTATGTTTTTCCTCAAAACTTGTATTGATCATTTTCTAGATGAAAGCAGAATACTACTAGTCTAAGAGTAAGAATTTTATTCTTGTTGATTAACTGCGATATTATAATTTGCATCACATGTTCATTTCAGTGTGTAAATATGCTTCTGTGATGACACATCTTGAAAAGTACTAGTCTAGAGAAAATCACATGATGCAATAAATAGTAGTTGGTACCCCTATACACAGCATTTGAATGGTCAAAGATCTTTTGGATGAAGAAAACTTCAACTATAGTCATGGCTTCATTCATGCAACTAATTAGTATTTTGTGATCTAGTGTTCTTTTtcattacataattatgtttGAGCTGATCCATGTTTTCTGCACTTGTTTTCTGCTTATTTTCCTCTACTGAATCCAATGCAGCCTCTACTGAGTCTCCATTTCTGCACTTGTTTTCTGCTTATTTGCCTCTGCTGAATCCAATGCAGCCTCTTCAATAAGCCTAGCTTTTCTTTTaatcaattcttcttgcatttcTTGAATCACCAAACGCCAGTAATCATTTTTTAGTTCTTATTCTTAATGTACTATTCTGAAAGCTACCATTTGAGATTTTTGAAACATGTTAGTAATTACTTTCTGTTTCGAAGAACCGAATGCTCTAACAACAAAAAGTCTTCTGTTTTGAAGATATATAATGTTTCATCTTTAATCTGTAACTACATTTAGTTGCTTTTTTTGCTAGTATTGTGTTAGTGATTAATTGTTATCCACGAAAAAACAGGGTATATTTTATACTTGTATCTCATCGTATGTATTTCACTTGAGCTATAATTGATTATCTCTGTTGTTTTATGTTGATCACATTTGATTTTGTGGCAGCTTTTAGGATGCCTTGTACTCTGATATCACAAATTATCTACGGTCCCCTTCtcttgttttatatatatttcaattattttgatgaaattgttttaaaaagTGGTATTAGAAGATATAATATGTAGATATAATATGTATTGTGCAAGACACTGGCAGAGACTTTATTAAGCTTGTTGGCACATCTACATCTTTAAATTTCCTGCATTAATCCAACACAGACACACTAGTATATCCAAGGTAAACCATTTGTAGGAATATGAATGGATAGCCAACATTTTAGTAGCCTATATTAGAAAGTTATTTCTTTAATCTTAGTTTCTTCTTCATTAGCCGTTCATATATATCTTGCAGGATTTTAAAACATGGAACTCAATTGAGAGTAAGTTTGTTCCTGAAAAGAATGAATTAGATATATACTTTGACGATGAATTGATGGAGCTGGATGAAGAATACTCTGAAGATTTTGATGTACTTCTTTATTGGAAGTTAAATGAGAAAAAGTTTCTGATACTCTCTATAATGGCACGTGATGTGCTTAGCATTCCTATCACGATTGTAGCATCAGAGTCTTCTTTTAGTATTGGTGGACGTGTTCTTACCAAATACAGAAGTTCTACTCTTCCAGAACATATCCAAATGTTGATTTGTACTCGGAGCTGGTTGCATGAATTTTCTAAAATTATGAATCGTaata
Encoded proteins:
- the LOC131658642 gene encoding zinc finger BED domain-containing protein RICESLEEPER 2-like, producing the protein MVSRNTTVSDIKKIYDKERIKLKEIMGRIPNKICLTSDVWTTSTSEGYICLTAHFVDENWKLVSCLLNFLRMKPPHTGIALETTLFDYLKQWGINKKIFTIMLDNASANDNIQDHLKTHLRVQGNLMCNGEFFHIRCSAHVHNLIFKEGLKIATEALQNIRESVKYIKGSDGRMLKFKDCVEDAGINVGGGLRFDVSTRWNRTYLMLESSLQYRKAFEFYKVADRSYKHCPSEEEWERGERICEFLEPFYDTTNLISGSSYPTANMYFMQVWKVQCILEKHQKSIDKVIKDMPDKMRVKFDKYWKNYSVVLAFGAILDPRLKEKFLKFCYTSLDASTSKEKLEKVMDKFKGLYEEYVSYSTNQSVSLSQSSYEFNSLVKLPREENKAKKIKDYKSLRHTSISKDFKTWNSIESKFVPEKNELDIYFDDELMELDEEYSEDFDVLLYWKLNEKKFLILSIMARDVLSIPITIVASESSFSIGGRVLTKYRSSTLPEHIQMLIYEEDINTKDECNNEMTMTQHTFGLQV